One region of Pseudomonas glycinae genomic DNA includes:
- a CDS encoding SAM-dependent methyltransferase, with amino-acid sequence MKSTSVSAKASLFSPHGLSGSLLRRGVLRQLEQLKQGQLIVIEDGERHVFGTPGSALVGEIQVLDPAVWGLVAGNGSIGAGEAFIHGYWRSPDLTAVVRVFVSNLEVLDAMEGGLARLGRPLVRGLHWLNRNTRKGSQKNIAAHYDLGNDLFEQFLDPTMMYSAAQFLSPDDSLEQAQLNKLERICQKLALKPGDHLLEIGTGWGSMALYAAQHYGCKVTTTTLSKEQFAFTAARIERLGLQDQVTLLLKDYRDLTGQYDKLVSIEMIEAVGHRFLPTYFKQCAQLLKSNGLMLLQAITIREQRYEQARRGVDFIQRYIFPGGALPCVQKMLEIVGRDTDMNLLHMEDFGLHYARTLRLWHENFRHAHGRLTELGYDDYFLRLWEFYLCYCEGGFLERTIGTAQLVLAKPAAMTAPLLGRFDA; translated from the coding sequence ATGAAATCCACTAGCGTCTCGGCCAAAGCCAGCCTGTTCAGCCCTCACGGCCTGAGCGGTTCGCTGCTGCGCCGGGGAGTACTGCGCCAGCTGGAGCAGCTCAAGCAGGGTCAACTGATCGTCATCGAGGACGGCGAGCGCCACGTCTTCGGCACGCCGGGCAGCGCCCTGGTGGGCGAGATTCAAGTTCTGGATCCGGCCGTCTGGGGACTGGTCGCCGGCAATGGTTCGATCGGTGCGGGCGAAGCCTTCATCCATGGCTACTGGCGCTCGCCGGACCTGACGGCCGTGGTGCGGGTCTTCGTCAGCAACCTTGAAGTGCTCGACGCAATGGAAGGTGGCCTGGCCCGGCTCGGTCGCCCGCTGGTGCGCGGGCTGCACTGGCTCAACCGCAATACGCGCAAGGGCTCGCAGAAAAACATCGCCGCTCATTACGATCTGGGCAATGACCTGTTCGAGCAGTTTCTTGACCCGACCATGATGTATTCGGCCGCGCAGTTCCTCAGCCCTGACGACAGCCTGGAGCAGGCGCAACTGAACAAGCTGGAGCGGATCTGCCAGAAACTCGCGCTCAAGCCCGGCGACCATCTGCTGGAAATCGGCACCGGTTGGGGCAGCATGGCGCTCTACGCGGCGCAGCATTATGGCTGCAAAGTCACCACCACCACGCTGTCGAAAGAGCAGTTCGCCTTCACCGCGGCCCGCATCGAACGCCTCGGTTTGCAGGATCAAGTGACGCTGCTACTCAAGGACTACCGCGACCTCACCGGCCAGTACGACAAACTGGTGTCGATCGAAATGATCGAGGCGGTCGGCCACCGCTTTCTGCCGACCTACTTCAAGCAATGCGCGCAGCTGCTCAAGAGCAACGGCCTGATGCTGCTGCAAGCGATCACCATCCGCGAACAGCGTTACGAACAGGCCCGCCGTGGCGTGGACTTCATCCAGCGCTACATTTTCCCCGGCGGTGCCCTGCCCTGCGTACAGAAAATGCTCGAAATCGTCGGCCGCGACACCGATATGAACCTGTTGCACATGGAAGATTTCGGCCTGCATTACGCCCGCACCCTGCGCCTGTGGCACGAGAACTTCCGCCATGCTCACGGCCGTTTGACCGAACTGGGCTATGACGATTACTTCCTCAGGTTGTGGGAGTTCTACCTGTGTTACTGCGAGGGCGGATTTCTTGAGCGCACCATCGGCACCGCACAACTGGTGCTGGCCAAACCGGCGGCGATGACCGCGCCTTTGCTGGGCCGGTTCGATGCTTGA
- a CDS encoding DUF1365 domain-containing protein translates to MNSALYSGWIAHRRFAPRRHQFRYRIGMLYLDLAEQEAVLGLSRLAGSSRFAPFSFRETDYLKTFTDRGVRLSDAVRQLVGEALGHAPQGSICLLTQPRSWGLSFNPVSFFYCHEADGQLAAILCEVRNTPWRERYHYVLPARAPTHLQDFHQHFAVTKAFHVSPFLPPDLEYRMSFSPAAQTLGVHMADWQGEQKLFDATLDLQREPLDRSHLHRHLWRFPWMTAKTALAIYWQALRLLLKRTPVYDHQRADDRFRTATVPTEERHHEIH, encoded by the coding sequence GTGAACAGCGCGCTCTACAGTGGCTGGATTGCCCATCGGCGATTCGCACCGCGCCGTCATCAATTCCGTTACCGGATCGGCATGCTGTATCTGGATCTGGCTGAACAGGAAGCGGTGCTGGGCCTGTCCCGACTGGCGGGTTCGAGCCGCTTTGCGCCGTTTTCATTTCGCGAAACCGATTACCTGAAAACCTTCACCGACCGGGGCGTGCGCCTGAGCGATGCGGTGCGCCAGTTGGTCGGCGAAGCCCTGGGCCATGCGCCGCAAGGTTCGATCTGCCTGCTGACCCAACCGCGCAGCTGGGGCCTGTCGTTCAACCCGGTGAGCTTTTTCTACTGCCACGAGGCCGACGGCCAACTGGCGGCGATTCTCTGCGAAGTCCGCAACACGCCGTGGCGCGAGCGTTATCACTACGTGCTGCCGGCTCGAGCGCCGACTCATCTGCAGGACTTTCATCAGCACTTTGCCGTGACCAAGGCCTTTCACGTGTCGCCGTTCCTGCCGCCGGACCTGGAATACCGCATGAGCTTCAGCCCGGCCGCGCAGACTTTGGGCGTACACATGGCCGACTGGCAGGGTGAGCAAAAACTGTTCGACGCCACCCTCGACCTGCAACGCGAACCCCTTGATCGAAGCCACTTGCACCGACACCTGTGGCGCTTTCCCTGGATGACTGCCAAGACCGCGCTGGCGATCTATTGGCAGGCGCTGCGCCTGTTGCTCAAGCGCACCCCGGTGTATGACCACCAGCGCGCCGACGACCGTTTTCGAACCGCCACTGTACCGACCGAGGAACGCCACCATGAAATCCACTAG
- a CDS encoding YkgJ family cysteine cluster protein — protein MKTIPHRQIAEPVVTCSTCAACCCQLEVMLITDTGVPERFIDTDDWGGEVMLRLDDGWCAALDRDTMMCTIYEKRPLICREFEMGAPECLDERQGIATAYR, from the coding sequence ATGAAAACCATTCCCCATCGGCAAATCGCCGAACCCGTTGTCACGTGCTCGACCTGTGCAGCCTGCTGCTGTCAGCTCGAAGTGATGCTGATCACCGATACCGGCGTGCCCGAGCGCTTTATCGATACCGACGATTGGGGTGGAGAGGTGATGCTGCGTCTGGACGATGGCTGGTGCGCGGCACTGGATCGCGACACGATGATGTGCACGATCTACGAGAAGCGCCCGCTGATCTGCCGCGAGTTCGAAATGGGCGCACCGGAATGCCTCGACGAACGCCAGGGGATTGCTACGGCGTACCGCTGA
- a CDS encoding DUF2878 domain-containing protein translates to MLERLANAVLFQIGWLACVLGGDSLWLLLALAVLVIHLRWISSWAQEGRLLLCVVIIGTAVDSTLRGLGVFEFKDLSPLIPLWLMLLWALFATTLRHCLQWSARPWWLASLLGAVGGALSYGAGGRLAGVQFPHGELATLIGVALLWAMLFPLLHQLSRRLAR, encoded by the coding sequence ATGCTTGAGCGGTTGGCCAACGCGGTGCTGTTCCAGATCGGCTGGCTGGCCTGCGTGCTCGGTGGCGACAGCCTTTGGCTGCTACTGGCGCTGGCGGTGCTGGTGATTCATCTGCGCTGGATCAGCAGCTGGGCGCAGGAAGGTCGCCTGTTGCTCTGCGTAGTGATTATCGGCACGGCGGTGGACAGTACGCTGCGCGGTCTCGGGGTCTTCGAGTTCAAGGATCTGTCGCCGCTGATCCCGCTGTGGCTGATGTTGCTCTGGGCGTTGTTTGCCACGACGTTGCGCCATTGCCTGCAATGGAGCGCCAGGCCGTGGTGGCTCGCCAGCCTGCTTGGCGCAGTCGGGGGCGCCCTGTCCTACGGTGCCGGCGGACGACTGGCCGGCGTGCAGTTTCCTCACGGTGAGCTTGCGACCCTGATCGGCGTGGCGCTGCTGTGGGCGATGCTGTTTCCGTTGCTGCATCAATTGTCCCGACGGCTGGCGCGCTAA
- a CDS encoding NAD(P)/FAD-dependent oxidoreductase, with protein MKIAIVGSGIAGLTCAYLLARRHDITVFEADARIGGHTHTVPVTVDGREYAVDTGFIVFNDWTYPNFIRLLGQLGVTFKPTEMSFSVNDPDTGLEYNGNNLNSLFAQRSNLLSPGFWGMLRDILRFNKEARRDLAEQRITADTTLDDYLKAGAYGERFILHYIVPMGAAIWSMPMAEMLNFPLQFFVRFFENHGLLSVSNRPQWQVIEGGSSAYIAPLTASFKERIRLNCPVGRIDRDAHGVVIHSPAGIERFDKVVLACHSDQALRLLGSPDDKEREILGALPYADNEVLLHTDTRLLPTRKRAWASWNYRLGGAGHTRAAVTYDMNILQGIQSDTTFCVSLNQSAGITPSKVLARFTYAHPQFSLAAVAAQQRWAEIDGAQHTHYCGAYWANGFHEDGVVSALRVAAAFGESL; from the coding sequence ATGAAGATCGCCATTGTCGGCAGCGGCATCGCCGGTTTGACCTGTGCCTATCTGCTCGCTCGTCGGCATGACATTACGGTGTTTGAAGCCGACGCCCGGATCGGCGGCCACACGCACACCGTGCCTGTGACCGTGGACGGGCGCGAGTATGCGGTGGACACCGGCTTCATCGTGTTCAACGACTGGACGTATCCCAACTTCATCCGTTTGCTTGGCCAACTGGGTGTGACGTTCAAACCCACCGAGATGAGCTTTTCGGTCAACGATCCGGACACCGGTCTGGAATACAACGGCAACAACCTGAACAGCCTGTTTGCCCAGCGCAGCAATCTGCTGTCGCCCGGATTCTGGGGCATGTTGCGCGACATCCTGCGATTCAATAAAGAAGCCCGGCGCGACCTTGCCGAACAGCGGATCACCGCGGACACCACACTCGACGATTACCTCAAGGCCGGCGCTTACGGCGAGCGCTTCATCCTGCATTACATCGTGCCGATGGGCGCGGCGATCTGGTCGATGCCGATGGCCGAAATGCTCAATTTTCCGTTGCAGTTCTTCGTGCGTTTTTTTGAGAACCACGGGTTGCTGTCGGTCAGCAACCGTCCGCAATGGCAGGTCATCGAGGGGGGTTCCAGCGCTTACATTGCGCCGTTGACCGCATCGTTCAAGGAGCGTATCCGCCTGAATTGCCCGGTGGGCCGGATCGATCGTGATGCGCACGGCGTGGTTATCCACAGCCCGGCCGGCATCGAACGTTTCGACAAAGTGGTGCTGGCCTGCCACAGCGACCAGGCCCTGCGACTGCTGGGAAGTCCTGACGATAAAGAAAGGGAAATCCTCGGCGCCCTGCCCTACGCCGACAACGAAGTGCTGCTGCACACCGACACCCGTCTGCTGCCCACGCGCAAGCGGGCCTGGGCCAGCTGGAACTATCGCCTCGGCGGAGCCGGTCATACCCGGGCGGCCGTGACCTACGACATGAACATTCTGCAAGGCATCCAGAGCGACACCACGTTCTGCGTCAGCCTCAACCAGAGCGCTGGCATCACGCCGTCCAAAGTGCTGGCGCGCTTCACCTATGCCCACCCGCAATTCAGCCTCGCGGCCGTGGCGGCACAGCAGCGCTGGGCTGAAATCGACGGCGCGCAACACACGCATTATTGCGGCGCCTATTGGGCCAACGGTTTTCATGAGGACGGCGTGGTCAGCGCCCTGCGCGTGGCCGCAGCCTTCGGAGAAAGTCTGTGA